The following coding sequences are from one Macrobrachium rosenbergii isolate ZJJX-2024 chromosome 36, ASM4041242v1, whole genome shotgun sequence window:
- the ben gene encoding ubiquitin-conjugating enzyme E2 N, with the protein MCHLSKEFPKTAAARARRRDDKNVVVGTQLISVGSPTCGDFSKMAAGLPRRIIKETQRLMAEPVPGISAVPDESNARYFHVVVAGPEGSPFQGGVFKLELFLPEEYPMSAPKVRFMTKIYHPNIDKLGRICLDILKDKWSPALQIRTVLLSIQALLSAPNPDDPLANDVAELWKVNESEAIRIAREWTRTYAMGN; encoded by the exons ATGTGCCATCTTTCGAAAGAGTTTCCGAAGACCGCCGCTGCCCGGGCGCGACGGCGAGACGATAAAAATGTCGTTGTTGGAACACAACTGATTTCTGTTGGTTCGCCGACGTGCGGAGATTTCTCAAAAATGGCTGCGGGTTTACCTCGTAGAATTATCAAG GAAACTCAGCGGCTTATGGCAGAACCTGTACCAGGAAtctctgcagttccagatgaaagCAATGCAAGATACTTTCATGTTGTTGTAGCTG GTCCCGAAGGGTCACCATTTCAGGGAGGAGTTTTTAAACTAGAATTATTTCTTCCTGAAGAATATCCTATGAGTGCCCCCAAAGTAAG ATTTATGACAAAAATTTACCACCCCAACATTGATAAACTAGGAAGAATTTGCCTTGATATTCTTAAAG ATAAGTGGAGCCCTGCTCTACAGATCAGGACGGTTTTGCTGTCTATCCAAGCTCTACTTTCTGCGCCTAATCCAGATGATCCTTTAGCAAATGATGTAGCAGAACTTTGGAAG GTGAATGAATCGGAGGCTATTCGCATTGCACGAGAATGGACGCGTACTTATGCTATGGGCAACTag